Proteins encoded within one genomic window of Triticum aestivum cultivar Chinese Spring chromosome 2D, IWGSC CS RefSeq v2.1, whole genome shotgun sequence:
- the LOC123053044 gene encoding uncharacterized protein: MGQEADADEQLQRRLRRVFAAEERSFRMDRRSPAAADLRSAVADVLPRFLGNYSDETLAEYIVILVCNGKHQYQARDDLEAFLGDDSAKFVAWLWGYLSKTAVALADDSSVQHRLENESQDRNDKKNLLVTKTQPGEAHIVNSNILVPQEHNGLHKLDLTKGQNVAQRRISSTVTISPKMVAGDECYREGQHQKKDWSSTAGRSSSVRQSGVAAKTEHTLMQEEPHDEHLGGNSSTRRLPVAVGTDDGEVPESMRRPRNVWDRLGKPAMEDQGLATEADNMHVENIMHKKAKLMVSEHERRCRVNSSTEGDLFDRVNSGNFSSSYPDVNTAHAHEPGEKSNRSRLTGRLNFGDVERNRHQVRDVISQKSTSTPPVKSFGSQSLNEFISKVKSLPASASEPARHANSSKGHVSASDKLSQLNMRLNSGTDVLQSQQISSPAQSKSGSSVREDGGNYSNKPVKDEMLDVKLKLKQVELDMLKLRSKQAQINNGKQGALPSGPHSNLEEDADARTVLVTNVHFAATKEALSTHFMKCGTVLKLNMLTDAITGHPKGAAFVTFADKESIGRALSLSGTSFYSRVLTVMRKAEAPPGFLASIQQIGRPLPWNSPPFQKGVSPKQSSGHHLQWKREQSAMENSPANCPTD, from the exons ATGGGGCAGGAGGCGGATGCGGATGAGCAGCtgcagcggcggctccggcgggtgtTCGCTGCCGAGGAGCGGTCGTTCCGCATGGATCGgcgctcgccggccgccgccgacctccgctccgccgtcgccgacgtgctcccccGATTCCTCGGCAACTACTCCGACGAGACCCTCGCG GAGTACATTGTAATTTTAGTTTGTAATGGGAAACATCAGTATCAAGCACGCGATGATTTGGAGGCCTTTCTTGGTGATGATAGTGCAAAATTTGTTGCATG GCTTTGGGGTTACCTAAGCAAAACGGCTGTAGCACTGGCTGATGATTCTAGTGTGCAACATAGACTGGAAAATGAAAGTCAGGACCGGAATGATAAGAAAAATCTTCTGGTCACAAAAACCCAACCCGGGGAGGCTCATATT GTAAACTCAAATATCTTAGTACCACAAGAGCATAATGGCCTTCACAAGCTTGATTTAACTAAGGGACAAAATGTGGCCCAGCGACGCATTAGTTCAACTGTTACCATTTCCCCTAAAATGGTGGCTGGTGACGAATGTTATCGGGAGGGCCAGCATCAGAAG AAAGATTGGAGTTCAACAGCTGGCAGAAGTTCCTCCGTGCGGCAGTCTGGTGTAGCTGCAAAGACTGAACATACATTGATGCAAG AGGAACCCCATGATGAGCATCTTGGAGGAAATTCCTCAACAAGACGTTTGCCTGTGGCCGTGGGAACTGATGATGGTGAAGTGCCAGAATCCATGAGAAGGCCCCGCAATGTTTGGGACAGGCTAGGGAAGCCTGCTATGGAGGATCAAGGTTTAGCTACAGAAGCTGACAACATGCATGTTGAAAATATAATGCATAAGAAGGCCAAGTTAATGGTGTCTGAGCATGAACGAAGATGCCGTGTTAACTCAAGTACGGAAGGCGATTTATTTGACAGAGTAAATTCCGGAAACTTTTCCAGTAGTTACCCAGATGTCAATACAGCACACGCACATGAGCCTGGGGAGAAATCCAACAGAAGCAGGCTGACCGGTCGGTTGAATTTTGGTGATGTGGAGCGTAATCGTCATCAAGTTAGAGATGTTATTAGCCAGAAGTCTACTTCAACTCCGCCAGTGAAAAGTTTTGGTTCACAAAGTTTGAATGAGTTCATATCCAAGGTGAAGAGCTTACCTGCATCAGCTTCTGAACCAGCACGGCATGCAAACTCGTCTAAAGGACATGTATCAGCATCTGACAAATTGTCCCAGTTAAATATGCGGCTAAATTCAGGAACTGATGTTTTGCAAAGTCAGCAAATTAGCAGCCCTGCACAGTCCAAGAGTGGGTCTTCTGTTCGTGAAGATGGTGGCAATTACAGTAACAAACCAGTAAAAGAT GAGATGTTGGATGTGAAACTAAAGCTAAAGCAGGTGGAACTAGACATGCTCAAGCTTCGGTCCAAGCAGGCGCAGATAAACAATGGGAAGCAAGGAGCCCTCCCATCAG GGCCCCATTCGAATTTAGAGGAGGATGCCGATGCCAGAACTGTTCTTGTGACAAAT GTGCATTTTGCGGCAACCAAGGAAGCATTATCAACACATTTTATGAAGTGTGGGACAGTGCTTAAGCTCAATATGTTGACAGATGCAATTACTGGCCACCCAAAAGG GGCTGCATTTGTTACTTTTGCTGACAAGGAATCTATTGGGAGGGCCCTGTCTTTGAGTGGGACGTCGTTTTACTCTAGAGTTCTCACA GTAATGCGGAAAGCAGAAGCACCTCCTGGATTTTTGGCGTCTATTCAGCAGATTGGGAGGCCGCTGCCATGGAACTCGCCACCATTCCAGAAAGGGGTTAGTCCAAAGCAGTCCTCTGGTCATCATCTCCAGTGGAAACGCGAGCAGTCTGCCATGGAAAATTCCCCTGCCAATTGCCCTACCGACTGA